TGGACGTGCTTCAGCTCCGTGGGTGCCACTAGCTgggacagggctcggattttagcCGAATTAGCCTCTATTCCTCTATGGGATACAGTAAGTCCCAGCAGCTTGCCCGTGagaactccgaagacacatttgtcCAGATTAAGCCGTATATCATAAGCCGGCAGGCTTTCAAAGGTTTGGCGAAGGTCGTTCACCAGCTGactgacgtgtttggtcttgatgaccacatcgtccacgtatgcctcgaCCGTTTGTCCGATTTACTTTTCTAGGCATGTCtggatcattgatacgtctccaacgtatctataattttgattattccatgctattatactatctattttggatgtttaatgagatttaatatacctttttatattatttttgagactaacctattaaccgaaggccaagtgcaaattgttgttttttttgcctatttcagtgttccacaGAAAAAAAAagtatcaaatggaatccaaatggaacgaaaccttcccgaggatcttttttggaacaaacgcaatccaggagactttgagtggacgtcaaggaagcaacgaggcagccacgaggcaggaggacacgccccccaccctcgtcggcccctcgtagctccaccgacctagttctttcgcctatatatactcttataccctgtaCAACAAAATTCTCAGAAAAATCAGCATTACAACAAAGTCCTGCGCCTCCCTAGCTAGCTTCAGAAGCAGGGATACTagagcatgcatgcatgcctaGATCCGGCATGCATTGCTTCTTCCAACTTCTTCATCCTAGAGCTCACGACGAAACATGAATAGAGGCCACCATCTACATGTTATAAAACAAAATAGTTAGGAACAAAATAAATTCAAACATGTTAACTTTTTGGCATAAATAACAATAGAACAATCAAAACGAGGCATAGTTATCAGTGAATACTAGTGACTACCAATAATCAGTAAATATTATATTAGTGAGGAACAACATCATAAAGATAACAGTGGGGATGCCACAACTAGAAGGAGCAAGCTATTTTGTATTTGAGAAACTGAAAAAAATGCATCAACAATTTCTCAGAAGGTAATTGAACTTATGTGCACACATTTGGACAAAAACAAGAGCTTGCACTATACACATTAATTAGAATAGGATCGCAAGACACCTACACAAGCTAGAAGGACTCTTTCAATTTCAAAGAAAGAGGACATTAGAAACTTTTAACATGTGTAATCTTGAGTTTGACAAGTACACATTAATTTTAGAATAGCATCACTAGCTCTGTTGTTGTTTGCATATTATATGAGTAGTTGTCTGCCTAAACAAACACAAATGTGCAATGCTTGAGATACATGTATGCAGCAACAGCAAGCAATTGGATGATAGTCCAAGAGCACTATAGCTCTAGAAGTAAAAAAGAAATAATACGTACAACAATATCTGGAACACATAGGTAGTAGCTAGTATGGTTTCTTGTTGTTCATGAGTGACAATCATTTGTGTGTGTACATCAAAAAGAAAATAGCAACATTCAATTCAGTTCGTCTTGCCCAAATATAGCAACCAGCAGACATCTAATATCATTATATTACTGCAAAAGAATAGTCCAGAATTCCCAAAAGGTTGCATTCTCACAAAATTCCAAATTCGCCTCAGTGAGATTAATGGATGTCACCTGCACCTCGTGTTGTTGCCCGCGAAGTGCTTCAGGAAGAGTGCCTCCACCTCGTCCGACAGCTGAAGAACCTGCTCAAAATTCCATGGCATATACACACATCAATTCATTATGTTTGTGTCAAGGTCTGAAACTCTTGTAAGAATTTGTAAGACGACAATACCTTGTCCGACGTGCAGAACGACGACCTCTTCACCTTCTGCGAGAAAAGTTATGTTGCTCGCTGCTACTCTGACACCTGAGAGAGCATTTACGTGTTAGTTGCGGACAACAAATTACACATTAGTTTAATCAGATGCATCAATTTTGTAACAAGCTTTTCTTCAAAGATACCTAGTCTGTTGCTACTACTGCAGTACTATCAGTGCACATCACTGTTGTCTACATCTGCATCTGCCCATTCACTAGAACCACGCAGATCACTAGTTGTGCTATTTAATAATAGTTGATAGTATTCTTTAATAATCATAACAAAAATTACATCTAATATCAGGTACCATTGAAGCACTAAACCCTTCCCACCAGCTTGACCCTAAGTAATAAATCAGTAGAAATCCTTATTGCGCGTGACCTATAGCATAGGACAGTGAGCAACTATAGCAAAGGCACTACACGGATATGCCACATTGCCACTAGTGCAGCATCAGCATCAATGGCAGTTCTAGCAATTGAAAATAGGGTGGTCCACCTAAAAAACAATTAACAACAAATATGATGTGTGCACATTTCTAATTAATTTACCAATACCACATAGAAATATATCAACTTGGTCTTACAAACATACTAAAACTCAGAATTAAGTCTCAGTTTTGTGTAAGCCTACATAGTGCAT
This region of Triticum aestivum cultivar Chinese Spring chromosome 2D, IWGSC CS RefSeq v2.1, whole genome shotgun sequence genomic DNA includes:
- the LOC123052690 gene encoding uncharacterized protein isoform X1; protein product: MDACLCPAASAPMPATAPSRHDQRQQSPRRLTVCRCAPWPWGLETCIVEGQQLGAEQPYKAEGVRVAASNITFLAEGEEVVVLHVGQGSSAVGRGGGTLPEALRGQQHEVQVTSINLTEANLEFYGGLYSCFVVSSRMKKLEEAMHAGSRHACML